One Sphingobacteruim zhuxiongii DNA window includes the following coding sequences:
- the ispF gene encoding 2-C-methyl-D-erythritol 2,4-cyclodiphosphate synthase, with protein sequence MKIKVGFGFDVHQMREGHPFIVGGVKLDHHAGAFGHSDADVLAHAICDAILGAANLEDIGYHFPNTDDRWKGANSLDLLKHCVALIKEKGYELGNIDGMLCLEAPKIKPYIPQMKINIAEAAGISAEDVSIKATTNETMGFIGRQEGVVAYAVCLIQKER encoded by the coding sequence ATGAAGATAAAAGTAGGTTTTGGCTTTGATGTGCATCAAATGCGCGAGGGACATCCCTTTATTGTTGGCGGTGTAAAACTTGATCATCATGCAGGAGCATTCGGACATTCAGACGCTGATGTGCTAGCTCATGCAATATGTGATGCTATCTTAGGTGCCGCTAATTTAGAGGATATTGGTTACCATTTTCCAAATACAGACGATCGATGGAAAGGTGCAAACAGCTTAGATTTGTTAAAGCACTGCGTTGCCTTGATTAAAGAAAAAGGGTATGAATTAGGAAACATTGATGGAATGCTTTGTTTAGAAGCTCCGAAAATCAAGCCTTATATCCCGCAAATGAAGATAAATATTGCAGAAGCAGCTGGTATCTCTGCGGAAGATGTTTCGATTAAAGCAACGACAAATGAAACAATGGGCTTTATCGGTCGACAAGAAGGTGTCGTAGCTTATGCGGTTTGTCTAATTCAAAAAGAACGTTAG
- the panD gene encoding aspartate 1-decarboxylase has translation MMIEVMKSKIHRVHVTQAELNYVGSITIDEDLMDAANIIANERVQIVNNNNGARLETYVIPGKRGSGIICLNGAAARLVQVGDIVIIISYALMDFEEAKKHKPTTIFPDDHNKLI, from the coding sequence ATGATGATTGAAGTAATGAAGTCAAAGATTCACCGAGTGCATGTCACACAGGCTGAATTAAATTATGTGGGAAGCATCACCATCGACGAAGATTTAATGGATGCGGCAAATATTATCGCAAACGAACGCGTGCAGATTGTCAATAACAATAATGGAGCACGATTGGAAACATATGTTATTCCTGGAAAACGTGGCTCAGGCATTATTTGTCTAAATGGCGCGGCAGCTCGCTTAGTCCAAGTAGGTGACATTGTCATCATCATATCTTATGCATTGATGGACTTCGAAGAAGCAAAAAAACATAAACCGACGACCATCTTCCCAGATGATCACAATAAATTAATATAA
- the panC gene encoding pantoate--beta-alanine ligase, producing the protein MKIFRTKNELKEALAELRAQDKVITLVPTMGALHEGHISLIDYAKPRTDIIVCSIFVNPTQFNDPKDLEKYPRPIENDIALLEAAHCDILFLPSVEEMYPQNDLPWHIDLGDLDQIWEGEHRPGHFQGVTQVVYKLFSLVQPNQACFGQKDFQQVMVIQRMIEIKKLPINLLICPIIRNEKGLALSSRNARLSNDGRDIALVLSKALNHIKNSNKEKSPAELIAEAKEIIKSVPQVELEYLAICETSSLHSADQFEEGKEYVALITAWLEGVRLIDNILL; encoded by the coding sequence GTGAAAATATTCCGCACCAAAAACGAGCTTAAAGAAGCTCTGGCTGAATTGAGAGCGCAAGATAAAGTCATCACCTTAGTACCAACTATGGGCGCCCTACATGAGGGACACATCTCCCTTATCGACTATGCTAAACCTCGTACCGATATTATCGTTTGTAGCATATTTGTTAATCCAACACAATTTAACGATCCAAAAGATCTTGAAAAATATCCCCGACCTATTGAGAACGATATAGCGTTACTAGAAGCCGCTCACTGTGACATATTATTCTTACCATCCGTAGAGGAGATGTATCCACAAAATGATCTGCCTTGGCACATTGACCTAGGTGACTTAGATCAAATTTGGGAAGGAGAACACCGTCCGGGACACTTCCAAGGCGTAACACAGGTAGTTTACAAGTTGTTTTCTCTAGTACAACCTAATCAAGCCTGTTTCGGCCAGAAAGATTTCCAACAAGTCATGGTAATTCAGCGAATGATTGAAATTAAAAAGCTCCCTATCAATTTATTAATCTGTCCGATTATTAGAAACGAAAAAGGACTTGCTTTAAGCTCGCGTAATGCCCGATTATCTAATGATGGAAGAGATATTGCGCTGGTGTTATCGAAAGCCTTAAATCACATTAAAAACAGCAACAAGGAAAAATCTCCTGCTGAGTTAATCGCTGAAGCAAAAGAAATTATTAAATCTGTTCCGCAAGTTGAATTAGAATATTTAGCCATTTGCGAAACGAGCAGCCTACATTCTGCCGATCAATTTGAAGAAGGAAAAGAATATGTAGCCCTAATTACGGCTTGGCTGGAAGGCGTTCGTTTAATCGACAATATACTACTATAG
- a CDS encoding SUMF1/EgtB/PvdO family nonheme iron enzyme translates to MMYSKKILIPAICLAFGLLIFSSCSKSHNSDYSSKTGVKYNDPYNGGLQINRKVKEAPGPGLVGIEGGTFVMGGSLNEDLGYDYDNAKRRVTVASFYIDETEVSNADWLEYLHWIAQSYPEDGKMYYDALPDSLVWRHALSYNEPYVNLYFRHPSFQDYPVVGVSWEQANAYCQWRTDRVNEHILRETGVLMDYKTMNGQQTKPDAAFNTELYLNGQIRGENVDGKNMPKDNSIGATKEARRPVRMEDGVLKQPYRLPTEAEWEYAALGLIGNSMQGNIQTARTYPWDGLGVRSAHRKTQGKMMANFKITSGNNMGVAGDLNDGGDITVPVRAYMPNDFGLYNMAGNVNEWVSDVYRQLSFEDFEDFNPYRGHVFMDNKYEDAQTRTLAKDEYGRPIKVPAKAARKQTWEELQQAKTIDSINTGAATAYDNDVRGYLDEEQKALFGKVTLVNDKSRVYKGGSWNDRAYWLNPATRRFAQQDQSSAMIGFRCAMTMVGNIYGPAANTRRR, encoded by the coding sequence ATGATGTATTCGAAAAAAATATTAATTCCAGCAATTTGCCTAGCCTTCGGTTTATTAATATTTAGCTCGTGTAGTAAAAGCCACAACAGTGATTATTCGTCGAAAACCGGCGTCAAGTACAACGACCCTTATAATGGGGGTCTACAGATTAATCGTAAAGTTAAAGAAGCTCCAGGCCCCGGCCTTGTAGGTATTGAAGGTGGTACCTTTGTTATGGGCGGTAGTTTAAATGAAGATTTAGGCTATGACTATGATAATGCTAAACGCCGCGTTACCGTCGCTTCATTCTACATTGACGAGACTGAAGTTTCCAATGCCGATTGGTTAGAGTACCTACATTGGATTGCGCAAAGCTATCCTGAAGATGGAAAAATGTATTATGATGCACTTCCAGATTCTTTAGTTTGGCGACATGCTCTTTCTTATAATGAGCCTTATGTCAATTTATATTTCAGACATCCTTCATTTCAAGACTATCCTGTCGTAGGTGTTAGCTGGGAACAAGCTAATGCGTACTGTCAATGGCGTACAGATCGCGTGAATGAGCATATTCTTCGCGAGACTGGCGTTCTAATGGATTATAAAACAATGAACGGCCAACAAACTAAGCCTGACGCAGCTTTCAATACGGAACTGTATCTTAATGGTCAAATCCGTGGAGAAAATGTCGACGGAAAGAACATGCCGAAAGATAACAGTATCGGTGCTACAAAAGAGGCTCGCCGTCCAGTGCGAATGGAAGATGGGGTATTAAAACAACCTTATCGTCTACCAACAGAAGCCGAGTGGGAATACGCAGCATTAGGTTTAATTGGAAATTCAATGCAAGGCAACATTCAGACTGCTCGTACTTATCCGTGGGATGGTTTAGGCGTTCGTTCTGCGCATCGTAAAACGCAAGGGAAAATGATGGCTAACTTCAAAATTACCTCAGGTAATAATATGGGAGTTGCTGGAGACTTGAATGATGGTGGTGATATTACTGTTCCTGTCCGTGCTTATATGCCGAATGACTTTGGATTATATAATATGGCTGGAAATGTTAACGAATGGGTAAGTGATGTTTACCGTCAATTATCATTTGAAGACTTCGAAGACTTTAATCCTTATCGTGGACATGTTTTTATGGACAACAAATATGAGGATGCTCAAACTCGCACGCTTGCAAAAGACGAGTATGGCAGACCTATCAAAGTTCCTGCAAAAGCAGCACGCAAACAAACTTGGGAAGAATTGCAGCAAGCAAAGACCATTGATTCAATTAATACGGGTGCAGCAACTGCTTACGATAACGATGTTCGTGGTTATCTAGATGAAGAACAGAAAGCATTGTTTGGAAAGGTTACTTTAGTGAACGATAAGTCGCGTGTCTATAAAGGAGGTTCATGGAATGATAGAGCATACTGGTTAAACCCTGCAACTCGTCGCTTTGCCCAACAAGATCAATCCAGTGCAATGATTGGTTTCCGTTGTGCAATGACAATGGTTGGAAACATCTATGGTCCCGCAGCCAATACGCGTCGTCGTTAG
- a CDS encoding glycogen/starch synthase, which produces MAKTKILFITHEMSPFLELSKISEITRQLPHAMQEKGFEIRILMPRFGNINERRNRLHEVIRLSGMNIVVDNNDNPLIIKVASLPAARMQVYFLDNEEYFQRKKVFRDESGKFFEDNNERSLFFCKGALETVKKLGWSPDVVHCHGWFTAMVPAYLKTAYKDDPTFKDAKVFYSLYEDDFANASVGSRYAELAAQVDIDAADLAAYGSGSFVDLTKGALSFTDVVVKSDENINPEIMSYIKDNNIRLFAPASDDDYEAFGDLYDEFVNEEVTV; this is translated from the coding sequence ATGGCAAAAACGAAAATCTTGTTTATAACCCATGAAATGTCGCCTTTCCTTGAATTAAGTAAAATTTCTGAAATAACACGCCAGTTACCACATGCTATGCAAGAAAAGGGATTCGAGATTCGAATTCTAATGCCGCGTTTTGGTAACATTAATGAGCGCAGAAATCGTCTTCATGAAGTGATAAGGTTGTCGGGAATGAACATTGTGGTGGACAATAATGATAATCCGCTAATTATTAAAGTGGCTTCTTTGCCTGCGGCAAGGATGCAAGTTTATTTCTTGGATAATGAGGAATATTTCCAGCGGAAGAAGGTCTTTCGTGATGAGAGTGGGAAGTTCTTTGAAGATAACAACGAGCGTTCATTGTTCTTCTGTAAAGGAGCTTTAGAGACTGTTAAGAAGCTAGGTTGGTCTCCTGATGTGGTACACTGCCATGGTTGGTTTACTGCGATGGTGCCGGCGTACTTAAAGACTGCTTACAAAGATGATCCAACATTTAAAGATGCAAAAGTATTCTACTCATTATATGAGGATGACTTTGCAAATGCATCCGTTGGGAGTAGGTATGCTGAGTTAGCCGCACAGGTGGATATCGATGCAGCAGATTTAGCAGCTTATGGCTCGGGTAGCTTCGTTGATTTAACAAAAGGAGCATTGTCATTTACTGACGTTGTGGTTAAATCTGACGAAAATATCAATCCAGAAATTATGTCTTACATTAAAGACAACAATATCCGATTATTTGCTCCAGCATCTGACGATGATTACGAAGCATTCGGAGATTTATATGATGAATTTGTAAACGAAGAAGTAACAGTATAA